The Euphorbia lathyris chromosome 2, ddEupLath1.1, whole genome shotgun sequence genome includes a window with the following:
- the LOC136218283 gene encoding ARM REPEAT PROTEIN INTERACTING WITH ABF2-like has product MDHQSTTTRRSLKRKLEQDFLEEKDDRKRPATEPDETLQDLARDIQAQVDVLNSVFSSLEADRASAKRAAHFLSQLAKNEDIVNSIVECGAVPVLVKYLQAPSCENGPKPYEHEVEKESAFALGLLAVKPEHQQLIVDAGALSHLVNLLMRHKSGVNSRAVNGVIRRAADAITNLAHENNSIKTRVRLEGGIPPLVELLQFLDVKVQRAAAGALRTLAFKNDENKNQIVLCNALPTLILMLRSEDTTIHYEAVGVIGNLVHSSPNIKKEVILAGALQPVIGLLGSCCSESQREAALLLGQFAAADSDCKVHIVQRGAVRPLIEMLESSDAQLKEMSAFALGRLAQEAHNQAGISHDGGIVPLLRLLESKNASLQHNAAFALYGLADNEDNVAEFVKLGGVQILQDGEFIVQPTKDCIAKTLKRLEEKIHGRVLSHLLYLMRAAETDIQRRISLALAHLCSPDDRKVLFLDNNGLELLLEHFESGNLKQQHDSAQALYKLATKTTSVSPLDAAPLSPIPQVYLGEQYVNNPTLSDVTFLIEGKRFYAHRICLLASSDAFRAMFDGGYRERDAKDVEIPNIKWDVFELMMRFIYTGSVDVAIEIAPDLLRAADQYLLEGLKRLCEYTISQDISVENVSVMYDLSEGLNAASLKEACILFILEQFDKLSSKPWYSELIPQVVPEIRNYFRKALAKPAQANLSEL; this is encoded by the exons ATGGATCACCAATCAACCACCACCAGAAGGAGCTTGAAGCGAAAGCTTGAGCAGGATTTCCTTGAAGAAAAAGATGATCGCAAGCGTCCAGCCACCGAACCCGACGAGACTTTACAAGATCTGGCGCGTGATATTCAAGCCCAAGTAGATGTTCTTAACTCTGTTTTCTCGTCGCTGGAGGCCGATCGCGCCTCTGCCAAGCGCGCAGCTCACTTCCTCTCTCAGCTCGCAAAAAACG AGGACATTGTGAATTCGATTGTGGAGTGTGGCGCTGTGCCTGTACTGGTGAAGTATCTTCAAGCGCCATCGTGTGAAAACGGGCCAAAACCGTACGAGCATGAGGTGGAGAAAGAGAGTGCTTTCGCGCTCGGGCTTCTTGCAGTTAAA CCTGAGCATCAACAACTCATAGTAGATGCTGGAGCTCTATCTCATCTTGTCAATTTGTTGATGAGGCATAAGAGTGGTGTAAATTCTCGAGCAGTCAATGGTGTTATTAGGAGAGCAGCTGATGCAATTACTAACCTTGCTCACGAGAACAATTCCATTAAAACACGTGTCAG GCTTGAAGGTGGAATCCCACCTCTTGTTGAACTGCTTCAATTTCTTGATGTAAAGGTACAAAGAGCTGCTGCTGGGGCTTTGCGGACTCTTGCATTTAAAAATGATGAAAACAAAAATCAG ATTGTACTATGCAATGCTCTACCCACACTTATACTGATGCTTCGATCAGAGGATACTACTATACATTATGAAGCG GTTGGTGTGATTGGAAATCTAGTACACTCATCTCCAAACATAAAGAAAGAGGTTATTCTTGCTGGAGCTTTACAACCTGTGATAGGTTTACTCGG CTCGTGCTGTTCAGAGAGTCAAAGAGAAGCAGCTTTGTTGTTGGGTCAATTTGCTGCTGCTGATTCAGATTGTAAG GTGCATATTGTTCAAAGAGGAGCTGTCAGGCCATTAATTGAGATGCTCGAGTCCTCGGATGCACAGCTTAAAGAAATGTCAGCCTTTGCCCTTGGAAGACTGGCACAG GAGGCACACAATCAAGCTGGCATTTCCCATGATGGTGGGATCGTGCCATTACTTAGGCTTCTTGAGTCAAAGAATGCATCTTTGCAACATAATGCAGCTTTTGCTCTATATGGACTTGCAGACAATGAG GATAATGTTGCAGAGTTTGTCAAATTAGGTGGTGTTCAGATTCTTCAAGACGGAGAGTTCATTGTTCAA CCTACGAAGGATTGCATTGCAAAAACATTAAAAAGACTGGAGGAGAAGATTCACGGGAGA GTACTGAGCCATCTCTTATATTTGATGCGGGCTGCTGAGACAGACATTCAGAGACGAATCTCTTTGGCTCTTGCTCATCTTTGTTCGCCTGATGATCGAAAAGTCCTTTTTCTTGATAACAATG GATTGGAATTACTTCTGGAACATTTTGAGTCTGGGAACCTGAAGCAGCAACATGATAGTGCACAGGCTTTATATAAGTTAGCCACCAAAACCACTTCAGTTTCCCCTTTGGATGCAGCTCCTTTATCCCCAATCCCACAA GTATATTTAGGGGAGCAATATGTGAACAATCCTACATTGTCTGACGTTACCTTCCTAATTGAAG GTAAACGATTCTATGCTCATAGAATTTGTTTGCTTGCTTCTTCGGATGCTTTCCGCGCAATGTTTGATGGAGGTTACAGG GAAAGGGACGCGAAAGATGTGGAAATCCCAAATATTAAATGGGATGTTTTTGAGTTAATGATGAG GTTCATATATACAGGATCCGTAGATGTAGCTATTGAAATTGCACCGGATCTCCTTCGAGCTGCTGATCAATATCTTTTGGAAGGCCTGAAGCGTCTTTGTGAATATACAATTTCACAG GATATTTCTGTAGAAAATGTTTCAGTCATGTACGATTTATCAGAGGGTTTAAATGCTGCATCATTAAAGGAAGCTTGTATACTGTTTATTCTAGAGCAATTTGACAAACTGAGTTCCAAGCCATG GTACTCTGAGTTAATTCCGCAGGTGGTGCCGGAGATAAGAAATTATTTTAGAAAAGCACTTGCGAAACCTGCCCAAGCAAATCTGAGTGAATTGTAG
- the LOC136218285 gene encoding cyclin-P3-1 — MGTLKLDSGNADSDSDVYLSLGLNGLGKGVLGTPRALNLVASLLDRSVQKNEMILETTQIKDAITVFHGLRAPPVTIQQYIDRIFKYSGCSPSCFVVAQVYVDRFIQNTDIPLTSLNVHRLLITSVMVAAKFIDDAFFNNAYYAKVGGISTAELNRLEMKFLFSIDFKLHVNVNTFGRYCCQLEKEAAEGLVQIERSIQACRIKESWSNNEDSNTCAPTIAR; from the exons ATGGGGACATTGAAACTTGATTCTGGAAACGCAGACTCAGACTCAGATGTATACCTAAGTCTGGGGCTCAATGGGTTAGGAAAAGGAGTTTTGGGAACTCCACGGGCTTTGAATCTTGTTGCTTCACTGTTGGACAGATCTGTTcagaaaaatgaaatgatacTTGAGACTACACAGATCAAAGATGCTATTACAGTATTTCATGGTTTAAGAGCACCTCCTGTTACTATTCAGCAATACATAGATCGCATCTTCAAGTACTCTGGCTGCAGCCCATCCTGCTTTGTTGTAGCACAAGTTTATGTGGATCGATTCATACAGAACACAGATATTCCTTTAACATCTCTTAATGTTCATAGGCTACTCATAACAAGCGTAATGGTAGCTGCAAAGTTCATTGATGATGC ATTCTTCAACAATGCATACTATGCCAAAGTGGGAGGAATAAGCACTGCAGAGTTGAACAGACTAGAGATGAAATTTTTGTTTAGTATAGATTTCAAGCTCCATGTAAATGTCAACACATTTGGAAGATATTGTTGTCAGTTGGAAAAAGAAGCTGCTGAAGGTCTTGTTCAGATTGAAAGATCGATCCAGGCCTGCAGAATTAAAGAAAGTTGGTCAAACAATGAAGATTCTAACACTTGTGCTCCCACTATTGCAAGATGA
- the LOC136218284 gene encoding DAR GTPase 3, chloroplastic — MMNTISGNEFYSFSLAEKEKEKETRMRMHILGLSSPNPTFLVHFPEIRTKRLISLPAAALSTTASLSSPPVTIQVVGGKNPNWYESGNGIDDSSTTLDGIAGEADWVDLDTELYYWTKQMRPVQWYPGHIAKTEKELKEQLKLMDVVIEVRDARIPLSTTHQQMDSWLGNRKRILVLNREDMISKADRNAWANYFSRQGIRAIFSNGKLGMGTMRLNRLAKTLAASVNVKRRAKGLLPRPVRAGVVGYPNVGKSSLINRLLKRRMCDAAPRPGVTRELKWVRFGKELEMLDSPGMLPMRINDQSAAIKLAICDDIGERSYDVVDVASILVQMLIRIPSVGARSLNKRYKMDVDIDGKNGRTFVQKLAVQLFNADTHQAAFRILSDFRKGKFGWVALERPPR, encoded by the exons ATGATGAATACAATTTCAGGCAAcgaattttattcattttcattagcagagaaagagaaagagaaagaaacaaGGATGCGGATGCATATTCTGGGGCTATCCTCACCCAATCCCACTTTTTTGGTTCACTTTCCTGAAATTCGAACCAAGCGACTCATCTCACTACCAGCTGCAGCACTCTCAACCACTGCTTCTCTCTCGTCACCGCCTGTCACTATTCAG GTTGTTGGTGGAAAAAATCCTAATTGGTATGAAAGTGGGAATGGAATTGACGATTCTAGTACTACACTTGATGGCATTGCAGGCGAGGCTGATTGGGTTGATCTTGATACTGAGCTTTATTATTGGACCAAACAAATGCGTCCTGTACAG TGGTATCCTGGTCATAtcgcaaaaacagaaaaagaactTAAAGAACAACTCAAGTTAATGGATGTTGTGATAGAGGTTCGAGATGCAAGAATTCCTTTATCCACAACCCATCAGCAG ATGGATTCATGGCTTGGGAATAGGAAAAGGATTTTAGTTTTAAATAGGGAAGATATGATATCCAAGGCAGACCGGAATGCATGGGCAAATTATTTTTCAAGGCAAGGAATAAGGGCTATCTTTTCCAATGGGAAACTTGGAATG GGTACTATGAGATTGAACCGGTTAGCAAAGACATTAGCTGCTAGTGTAAATGTCAAACGCAGAGCTAAAGGACTCCTTCCTCGTCCT GTTCGAGCTGGAGTAGTTGGATATCCGAATGTGGGGAAATCATCTTTGATCAACCGCTTGCTGAAGCGTCGAATGTGTGATGCAGCCCCCAGACCTGGAGTTACTAGAGAATTGAA ATGGGTTCGATTTGGGAAAGAGCTTGAGATGCTAGACTCTCCTGGCATGCTCCCTATGCGGATTAATGATCAATCAGCTGCTATAAAGCTTGCAATCTGTGATGACATTGGAGAGAGATCGTATGATGTGGTTGATGTAGCTTCAATTCTTGTACAGATGTTGATAAGGATTCCATCAGTAG GTGCAAGATCTCTTAATAAACGGTACAAGATGGATGTTGATATTGATGGGAAGAATGGTAGAAC GTTTGTTCAGAAGCTTGCAGTACAGTTGTTTAATGCGGATACCCATCAAGCAGCATTCCGAATCTTGTCTGATTTTCGGAAAGGAAAGTTCGGTTGGGTGGCATTGGAGAGGCCTCCCAGGTAA